The Polaribacter sp. Q13 sequence TAAAGAGTACTTTACAGTAATAGTATCTTGTTCTCCAAAAGTAAAACTTGCAGGCGTTATGGCTTCATCTATCTTTAAATACTCAAACGTATAATTTGGTATATCATTATCATTGTTTAAACAAGAATAGAAAACAAGTAAGGAAATTAAGAGTAGTGTAATTTTTTTCATTTTATATGTATTAATTTATTAATATGTAAATACCGGAAACCCATTCTGACATTCAACAGAAATTGGAGCACTTGGTATTGAACAATCAGAAACAACTCCATATTTAAAGTTAAAATCTTTTTCTGCTTGTGTATACGTTTCTATTTTTTGTAAAAAAGAAACCGTATCAATTGATGATGAATACGCTATAAAACCTTGAGGTCCTCCACAAGCTTTTGCCCCATATTCTGTGATTAGCCAATCAGCTGCGTTTGAGCAAGAAACACTATAAGATAAATTCTGAATTTCATTAAACAAATCCATTAGATTTCTATGATCTATTTCTTGTGCTACTGCTATATGTTCTAAAACTAGTTCAGTTTCTGATATCTCAAGTATTTGATAATTATACCATAAAACAGGTTCAGCACCAAACTGATTTGTTATATTAATATCATAAATTTTTAAGTTATTGCTATTTAATTCCCAAGTTCCTTGCCTGTCAAAAAAAGTTAAAGGAGGTGTACCACAAAAACCTGAAGTTCTTTCTGTAACGAAATTAGCCTTCTGGTCTTTGATAAATGAAAAACCGTAAGAATCAGTAGGCAAAGAGTTTGTTCTTGTAAAGGTTATGGTTTCTCCATCATAAATTGGTGCTACCCAAAACCCTATTAATAAATTATCTGATTCTATAATTGTTTCATTATTTTCACAAGAAAATAATACAGTTGCACAAAATAAAATAAATATATTTTTAAAATTCATTATTTTTAAATTTTTAGTTTGGTAAATTTTCTGATGTTTTTTCAATTTTTGAAATCACCTTAATTAAGGTAGTTTTTATAGATGATGCATCTTGTAGTGAATTTTCTATTTCTTCTTCTGATATTAAAATTTCAAATTCAAAACCTTCTTCATAATTAAAACCAATTATTGAGTCATAAAAATATTCCCAGTTTTGTTTATCTACTTCTCTTATTAACAAACATTTTTGAGGATCAACACCAACACAATCCACTTTTGTAGATGCAATAATTAATGTTTTATAATTTAAATCATCATCATTATTATGTTCACAAGAAATAATTGTAAAAAATAAGAGTAAAAAAAATGCTTTTAACTTCATAAAAAGGGTTCTTTTCTTACAAGATGCAGAAATTTTAAAAAGGTTGCGTTAAATAATTCTATTTTTGCAGAACAAAGATTTTGTTTAGCAAAACTCTTTGTTTAGATTCCCTTTTTCAAGGGAATGATAATTAAAGGAAAACACAACAAAATTGTTGTGAGAATTTTTTCGAGTATATGCAAAACAATATTTTTAACATCCAAAACCAAGAAGAATTTAAGCAAGTTGCTTTAGAAGTTTTTAAACATCAATTTAAAAACAATAAAGTGTACCGATCTTTTTGCGATTTATTATACATTCATCCCTCTAGTGTTTCTAAGGTTGAAGAAATTCCGTTTTTACCTATTCAGTTTTTTAAGAGTAGAAAAGTGCTTTCTTCTTTAGAAGAAATAGAAGAAACTTTTACCAGTTCTGGTACTACAGGGAGCCTAACAAGCAAGCATTTTGTAACGGACATTAACGTGTACAAAGAAAGTTACCTAAAAGGATTTGCCCATTTTTATGGCAATATAGAAGACTACGTTGTTTTGGCTTTATTGCCTAATTATTTAGAAAGAAATGGGT is a genomic window containing:
- a CDS encoding DUF4377 domain-containing protein; the protein is MKLKAFFLLLFFTIISCEHNNDDDLNYKTLIIASTKVDCVGVDPQKCLLIREVDKQNWEYFYDSIIGFNYEEGFEFEILISEEEIENSLQDASSIKTTLIKVISKIEKTSENLPN